The following are from one region of the Quercus robur chromosome 1, dhQueRobu3.1, whole genome shotgun sequence genome:
- the LOC126712310 gene encoding uncharacterized protein LOC126712310: protein MVAFREALDFCGLRDLGYVGSPFTWCNNQFKGVITWIKLDKGVASPSWTTMFPFVRVHHIAGSLLNHSPLWVCSDDENTRFYKKRRPFRFEAVWMRDKHCEGVIKNAWGCHTRGMLMDNLIHKVEECRIQLQTWSRNFVGNI from the coding sequence ATGGTTGCTTTTAGAGAGGCATTAGATTTTTGTGGACTTCGAGATCTTGGGTATGTGGGGTCTCCTTTCACATGGTGCAATAATCAGTTCAAAGGGGTAATAACATGGATCAAACTTGACAAGGGAGTGGCCTCACCGTCATGGACAACAATGTTTCCATTTGTTCGTGTGCATCACATTGCAGGTTCTTTGTTGAATCATTCACCTTTGTGGGTGTGCTCGGATGATGAAAATACGCGGTTCTACAAGAAGAGGAGGCCATTCCGCTTTGAAGCAGTATGGATGAGAGATAAGCATTGTGAAGGTGTTATTAAAAATGCATGGGGATGTCATACAAGGGGTATGCTAATGGATAATCTCATCCATAAAGTGGAGGAATGCCGAATCCAACTACAAACATGGAGTAGAAATTTCGTTGGTAATATCTGA